Genomic segment of uncultured Desulfobacter sp.:
CCCTGGGCCTCGTTTAGGACTTTTTTCTTTTCCACCTCTGCATTGATCACCCTATCAAAATACTGCTGCACCTTTTCCGGCGGTGTAATTTCCTTGATTTCCAGAAATGTCAGGCGTATGCCGGTATTAAATTGGGCCAGTTTATCAATCAGTGCTGTCTGGATATCAAACTCAAGCTGTTTTTTCCCAAAGGTCAATATTTTATCAATTTCCAAACAGGCCAAATGGTGAACAATCAGGTCGGCGGTACAGCGCTCCATAAAGTAATCAGGATTGGTTATGCCATAAAGATATTGTACGGGATCATCAATGGTGTATTTAATGACCATGGTAATGGCGATGATATTGTTATCTCCGGTAATACAATAGGGCTCCAGCTGGGTTTTGCGAAAAAAAGCCCCCGAGGCATCATTGTTCTTTTCCTGTTTTTGGAACCCGGAACTGAAATCACTGATCACCAGGGTCTTGACCTCCCTGATCGGCACGACGGCTATTTTGTCTATGGGCCAGGGTAATTTGTAATGCAGCCCCGGCAGCGCGCGGGGTTCAACGATTTTACCGAACCGGGTCAACACCCCCACGGCATCGCCTTTAATCTGGTAGATGCCGCTCAAACCATATACGACCAAAGCCAAAAGCAACAGCCATTTTAAATAGACACCGATCAACTGACGGCCTGCCGTTATCAACGCCCGAAAAATGACTCTGTCTTTTTTCATTTTGGTTTTCCCAAATTCGTTTTGTCGTCTATGTGCAGATATTTAAACAGTTCGGAATCGGTTGAAAGGATCAGGGTGGTGTCTTTTCCCAGGATGGTGCTGTAGGTTTCTAAAGACTGGAGAAAATTAAAAAATTCACCGCCTTCCTGGTAGGCCTTGGTGTATATTTCCATGGCCTGCTTATCCCCCTCCCCTTTCAGGATCAGGGCTTGCTTTTGGGCCTTTGCTTTTATTTCCTGGGCCTGTTTAGCCGCTTCAATGGATATTTTTTCGGCAGCCTCATATCCTTCCGCCTTTATTTTATCTGCTTCTTTGATACGCTCCGACCGCATGCGTTCATATACCGAATTGATAACCACCGACGGATAGGCGAGCCGCTGGACCCCGGTACGCTGTATTTGAATACCATACTTTTGAATGCTGTTTTGATTGGCCGTTTCGGTGATCTGCGCCTCAATCTTGTCGAGAAGAACGTTCCGGGCGTCGGTATTGATGATGTTGTCAATGGTGTAATCGGCCAGAACAATACTTAATTTTGAATTGACAATATCCCCAAGTTTGAGGACGGCATTGGATGTCTGCCCCATGGCCTGGAAAAACAACAGGGGATCATAAATCTTCCACAACACATAACAGCTGATAATGATCGGCTTTTTATCGCCAAGTAGCAATTGGGTCGGCTGGGTTTCAAACAGATCGGACCGTTTGTTGAACCGGTTAATGTTCTCAAGGAAGCCGGGAAGCTTCATTTGCAATCCTGCATTTTTAATAATCCGGGCGGGCCTGCCGAACCGGGTGAGTATGACCAGTTCATTTTCAGCCACTGTAAACAAAGAGAAATACCCGATCAACGCCGCCATAAGCCCGATGCAGACCAGTGCGATCCGCGGCTTGCATATTTGTGAAATCATAGACATGTTCATTGTGAATCACTTCCTTTAAAAGAACTGCGGGGAACAACAAAATTTTCCAGGTACAGGAGATTCTCGGTAACACCGCTTTTGGGGTCCACAAGCAAGAGTTTCTTACCATCCAGAGTTTTGGCTGCAGATTTGAGATACATTAAATTTTTTATCACGGTTTCACCCTTTTGAAAGGCCTGATAGCGCAGTTGGTAATTGGTTGCTTCGCCTTGTGCGGTTTGTTCCCGTTCAACGACATAGCCCTGGGCTTCACTGATGGTTCGTTCGCCGTTGACGCGCTCCCGGCATTCCATGGACGCAGCCTTTCGCTGTGCATAGTTCAGGCTAGTAACCTTGAGTTGATTGGCGGCCACAACATTTTCAAAGGACTCTGCCAGGTTGATGGGCGGATGCAGATCCCGCAGGCAGAATGAAACGATATCCACCCCGATTCCCAATTCATCGCTTTGCCGTTGCAATTGCGCACTCAATTGCCGGGTCCATGCATCCCTCTTATTCAGGATCAGGTCATAAAATGCTGTTTTGGAAAACATATGATTAAGTAACTGCAACGCCAGTGATGACAACATTTTTTCAGGGACGCCGTTTTCATAGTTAAGGTAATAGGCATGGTAATCCTTCACCCGGTAATGAATGATAATGTAGGGTAGAAAAAGATTATTATCCCCTGAAATAAAGGCTTTGCTGTCTCCGTGGTCCGTATTCCAAATCATGGCTGAATCCTGGGTTGTAGTGTTGCCGACGACCAAGGATTGGATGGATTCTGTGTTAAACCGGATCACACGGTCTATGGGATAAGGAAGTTTAAGGTGCAGTCCGGGCCCGATCTCATATGCACTGTTGATAACCGAGCCAAAACGAAGCAGCAGTGCTTTTTCATTGCTTTTCACCGTGTACAATGCGGTTGAGCAAAACCATATAACCAAAGCTGCAATTGCCAGGCGAAAAGCCCCTCGCAGTATTTTGTGAAGATAGACAAAAAAGAGATGGAAAAAACGTTTGGACTTGTCGCCCAGATTTAGCTGATTTTCCAAGTTGGACCAATGGGATTTATAGGTTGAAATCGAGCACGCTTTACAGATTATGCCGGTAAATTTTTGCTCAAATACCATCCGCTGGCGGCCCTTGATAATGGCCATCATCGCATTGACCAGCAATTCAAGGGCAAAGGTCAGGATATACAAAGAAATAACAACTCCGACCCAGCGGTCTACATTGACATTAAAGTGGTAAAGAATCAATGAAAGGCCGGTGATCAGGGAAATTGCCATGTCGGCACGATTGTGATGGCTGTCGGCAATCAGTGCGGCAGAGTCCTCCCAGTTTCCCACAAATTCTTCAAACCGGGATAAAAAATAAGAGCCAAAGGAGAGGCCGACAAAGATAAGGCCTGTTGTCAGCGGAGCGGTTACCACCACCTTGCCGGCAAATATGGCTTTAACAAAAATTGAAATTGCTGCAATCGTAAGGATCAGGCCAATGGTCACCGCCGCCTTGAGTTCGGTATTGACGGCACTGATTTTTTGCCATGCCCGGGCTAAAATACTTTTTTTCTTTTTGGCTTCGGCCGTCTCGTGTTCGACGGAACCGTTCCGGTTCGCCAAGCCCAGACCCTTTTTATTCTGAAGAATAATAGAGACAAATACCAAAACAGTGGTACCGATGTCAGCAAGACTATGCCAGGCCTCGGACAACACGCCAAGGCTGCCGGAGAGCCAGTAGAGGAAAAACTTAACCAGGGTCAACAGGCAAATAATGAGAAAGGCAACGCCTGCGGCTTTTGATTGTTGGGTCACCGGAACAGCTCCTTTTAAAACAAATAATTCATCCGGGCACCGATTGTAGTGGATCAAGCAGAAAAATAAAGATGGCGGCAGGGGTTTGATGACGTTTTAATCAAAAAGATACATTTTAGGCTCATCTAACAATAATTAAAACATATGGGAGAGATACTGATGTCATAGGAAAGATGATCTAAAAACTGAATTTGACACAAAATAAGTAGTTGTGCATACAACCATTATGGTATTTTCTTTCATATGATCATAAAACATCCTTAGGCTATTTAACCGGTTTGGCAAACAGGCAGTTGAGTCAAACACTTACCGCCCGTTTCCAGGCAGCGGGGATCGATATGACAGCCGAACAATGGGGCGCCATTCTTCTGGTGCTCAATGGTGATGCGAAAACCCAAGGGGAAATTGGCCGGCAGCGGCTCCTTGAAAAATCCAGCACAAGCCGATTGTTGAACGGGTTTAACGACGCGGCTGGATTACCCGAACCCGTGATCCCAAAGACAGCCGTCATAAGATTGATCCCCCCACCCCCAGGGTCCTGGAAACAGCAGAACGCTGCACCGTGATTGCCCGAAAGGTAATCTCGAAGGCCCAGCGCGGCATGACCCGGGAAGAGCAATCCGTCTGCCGGTCCGTTCTTGGGCGGATCATCGCAAACCTGAACGACATGGGTACATAGATAAAAAAAAGAACGTCATAGTTGTATACACAACAAAAGGAGGTTAGAATGGATATTCAATCGATTATCAAAGAGACTCAAATTTTCCTGAACCACCTGGGGTTGGATGAGGAACCCTTTGGCGTTTATTACGCCGACACAAAACCTGAAAATGCTTATGGCCCCAAACCGGGCGTTCCCATATCCCGGGAACTGGAAGCGCAGGGAAAGGTGGACATGCAGGAGATGTTTAAAACCTTCTCCTGCGTAATCGGCAACATCTGGCTGGCCAGGAAAAAGAAATGCGCCGCCTTTATTTCTGCCGAAGAATATGGATGTCCCGGGGGCGTTTTCTACTGTTCCATGATGAAGCCCAACATCCGGTTCATTGAGCATTATGTGACCACCGGGTATGAGGGGACACCGGTTCACGGTGAACGGTTTTTGCCCTCCCCCGAAGCCATGAGGACATTTTTGGACCGGGTAAATCCGCGCAACGCCACCGGTAAATATTGTATATTTAAGCCGTTATCGCAATTTACAGGGGAAGAAGAACCTGAATTTGTCATCTTTTTTGCCCGTCCCGAAGTGATTTGCGGTCTTTTTGTTCAGACCACATTTACCACAGGCGACGTGGACTGCGTGGCATCCCCGTTCGGTGCGGGCTGTACCAACATTTTGGCCTGGCCGCTTTACTATAAGGAACAGGGGCTTGAAAAAGCCGTACTCGGTGGATTCGATCCTTCGGCCAGAAAATTCATGAAGCCCGATGAACTCACCTTCACGGTCCCCTTTTCTTTATATCGGAAAATGCTCGATGCCCTGCCCGAATCCATGTTCAACGGCGGCAAGGACTGGACGAATGTACGCAAAAAGGTTGAGCGCAGTGCAAAAGCCTGGGGTGAACGCGAATAGCCCCGTCAGAGTGAACGTCTCGGACTGTGCCGTGTATTGGCCTTAAGCCGAAGGCATGGTCCTGAAGATATTAGAGTATGCCGGCAACGGACCCAAGCAATCATAACAAAGGAGGGGGTCTTATGGTCGAAATTAAAAAAAGCTATTGCGGACTTTGCCATCCGCGCTGCGGCACCCTGCTGCACATTGAAGACGCAAAATCGTTAAAGTAATGGGTGATCCCGGTCATCCGGGGCGTGATCTGCCAAAGGGGACGATTGATGCCGGACCATGTCCACCACCCCGACCGTTTGAACTATCCCTTGAAACGCAAGGGAGACAAAGGCGGCGGCCAATGGCAGCAACAGACCTGGGACCAGGCCCTATACGAGCTGGCCGATAAGCTTTCCCGGCTTAAAGACAGATACGGTGCTGAAACCCTGACCTTTACCCACGGCACAAAACGGACCTATCACTGGGACTGCCGTCGATTTTTCAACCTGTTCGGTTCTCCCCAATATCTGCGGCGTAAACAATATCTGCATGTGCCCAAGCTACGCCACAGAGTTTGCCACTTACGGCGGCATAGTCATGCCAGGGGTCATGGAGGCCGCCTGCATTGTCATCTGAGG
This window contains:
- a CDS encoding DUF169 domain-containing protein, with translation MDIQSIIKETQIFLNHLGLDEEPFGVYYADTKPENAYGPKPGVPISRELEAQGKVDMQEMFKTFSCVIGNIWLARKKKCAAFISAEEYGCPGGVFYCSMMKPNIRFIEHYVTTGYEGTPVHGERFLPSPEAMRTFLDRVNPRNATGKYCIFKPLSQFTGEEEPEFVIFFARPEVICGLFVQTTFTTGDVDCVASPFGAGCTNILAWPLYYKEQGLEKAVLGGFDPSARKFMKPDELTFTVPFSLYRKMLDALPESMFNGGKDWTNVRKKVERSAKAWGERE
- a CDS encoding protease modulator HflC; this translates as MISQICKPRIALVCIGLMAALIGYFSLFTVAENELVILTRFGRPARIIKNAGLQMKLPGFLENINRFNKRSDLFETQPTQLLLGDKKPIIISCYVLWKIYDPLLFFQAMGQTSNAVLKLGDIVNSKLSIVLADYTIDNIINTDARNVLLDKIEAQITETANQNSIQKYGIQIQRTGVQRLAYPSVVINSVYERMRSERIKEADKIKAEGYEAAEKISIEAAKQAQEIKAKAQKQALILKGEGDKQAMEIYTKAYQEGGEFFNFLQSLETYSTILGKDTTLILSTDSELFKYLHIDDKTNLGKPK
- a CDS encoding helix-turn-helix domain-containing protein; translated protein: MSQTLTARFQAAGIDMTAEQWGAILLVLNGDAKTQGEIGRQRLLEKSSTSRLLNGFNDAAGLPEPVIPKTAVIRLIPPPPGSWKQQNAAP
- the hflK gene encoding FtsH protease activity modulator HflK, producing MKKDRVIFRALITAGRQLIGVYLKWLLLLALVVYGLSGIYQIKGDAVGVLTRFGKIVEPRALPGLHYKLPWPIDKIAVVPIREVKTLVISDFSSGFQKQEKNNDASGAFFRKTQLEPYCITGDNNIIAITMVIKYTIDDPVQYLYGITNPDYFMERCTADLIVHHLACLEIDKILTFGKKQLEFDIQTALIDKLAQFNTGIRLTFLEIKEITPPEKVQQYFDRVINAEVEKKKVLNEAQGKYNRAVPAARSEANAIVQNARSYKSKKILAAEGEASRFSSRYQAYKENPKANLEKIYLDFIKNLYPKLGEIRVVKNHAHNPITDSLISPVIKK
- a CDS encoding SPFH domain-containing protein, which gives rise to MTQQSKAAGVAFLIICLLTLVKFFLYWLSGSLGVLSEAWHSLADIGTTVLVFVSIILQNKKGLGLANRNGSVEHETAEAKKKKSILARAWQKISAVNTELKAAVTIGLILTIAAISIFVKAIFAGKVVVTAPLTTGLIFVGLSFGSYFLSRFEEFVGNWEDSAALIADSHHNRADMAISLITGLSLILYHFNVNVDRWVGVVISLYILTFALELLVNAMMAIIKGRQRMVFEQKFTGIICKACSISTYKSHWSNLENQLNLGDKSKRFFHLFFVYLHKILRGAFRLAIAALVIWFCSTALYTVKSNEKALLLRFGSVINSAYEIGPGLHLKLPYPIDRVIRFNTESIQSLVVGNTTTQDSAMIWNTDHGDSKAFISGDNNLFLPYIIIHYRVKDYHAYYLNYENGVPEKMLSSLALQLLNHMFSKTAFYDLILNKRDAWTRQLSAQLQRQSDELGIGVDIVSFCLRDLHPPINLAESFENVVAANQLKVTSLNYAQRKAASMECRERVNGERTISEAQGYVVEREQTAQGEATNYQLRYQAFQKGETVIKNLMYLKSAAKTLDGKKLLLVDPKSGVTENLLYLENFVVPRSSFKGSDSQ
- a CDS encoding molybdopterin-dependent oxidoreductase; translated protein: MPDHVHHPDRLNYPLKRKGDKGGGQWQQQTWDQALYELADKLSRLKDRYGAETLTFTHGTKRTYHWDCRRFFNLFGSPQYLRRKQYLHVPKLRHRVCHLRRHSHARGHGGRLHCHLRCQSGQFRSCGTLSPAGPGQKARR